The following proteins are encoded in a genomic region of Nitratireductor sp. GISD-1A_MAKvit:
- a CDS encoding D-amino acid dehydrogenase, whose product MRIIVIGAGVVGTTSAWYLLKDGHDVTVVERNAHSAMETSYANAGGICPGFAGPWAAPGMPWKALRWLFQDSAPLKVRPRFDPAQWKWLAQFTANCTRSRFAQNKARMQAMAHYSKRCLTELVEETGIEYDAAHKGILHLFTTDAEMTIGHASSRVLTEMGIEHRLLQPSEIVQIEPALGLRSQTFSGGIHLTTDETGDCRLFTQALAILAEQRGARFLYNTDATRLLIKNGRIHGLETPQETLEADAYVVAAGPFSRSLLASAGLSAPIYPVKGYSLTCTISDNQAAPVSCVMDEHSKVMITRLGSRLRAAGMAELAGFDPTPTPSARRLLLERVKTLFPNASDYDKAEWWCGFRPMTPDGPARLGQSVIDNLFINIGHGSNGWTQACGTSRVLADLMAGRTPQVSA is encoded by the coding sequence GTGCGCATCATCGTCATAGGTGCAGGTGTGGTGGGAACCACAAGCGCCTGGTATCTCCTCAAGGATGGTCACGATGTGACTGTCGTCGAACGCAATGCGCATTCGGCGATGGAGACAAGCTATGCCAACGCCGGCGGGATCTGTCCCGGTTTCGCCGGTCCCTGGGCGGCTCCGGGAATGCCCTGGAAAGCACTGCGATGGCTCTTCCAGGACAGCGCCCCACTGAAAGTTCGTCCGCGTTTCGATCCTGCTCAATGGAAGTGGCTGGCCCAGTTTACCGCGAACTGCACACGATCGCGTTTTGCGCAAAACAAGGCCCGAATGCAGGCTATGGCCCACTATTCCAAGCGCTGCCTTACCGAGCTTGTCGAGGAGACAGGCATCGAATACGACGCAGCGCACAAAGGCATCCTCCATCTCTTTACCACCGATGCAGAGATGACCATTGGGCATGCCTCATCGCGTGTTCTCACCGAGATGGGGATCGAGCACCGGCTTCTCCAGCCCTCGGAGATCGTGCAGATCGAGCCTGCGCTGGGGCTTCGCAGTCAGACCTTCTCAGGCGGAATTCATCTTACAACCGACGAAACGGGGGATTGCAGGCTGTTCACTCAGGCGCTTGCGATCCTGGCGGAACAGCGTGGCGCCCGGTTTCTGTACAACACCGACGCTACGCGCCTGCTCATCAAGAACGGTCGCATCCACGGTCTGGAGACGCCCCAAGAGACATTGGAGGCCGACGCCTATGTGGTTGCCGCCGGCCCGTTTTCCCGGTCCCTGCTCGCCAGCGCCGGCCTCTCGGCCCCGATATATCCGGTGAAGGGCTATTCGCTGACGTGCACCATTTCCGACAATCAGGCGGCCCCCGTTTCATGTGTCATGGACGAGCATTCCAAGGTCATGATCACGCGGCTGGGCTCTCGTCTAAGAGCAGCCGGCATGGCGGAACTCGCCGGTTTCGACCCGACGCCAACACCGTCAGCCAGGCGCTTGCTCCTGGAGCGCGTGAAAACGCTCTTTCCCAACGCCAGCGACTATGACAAGGCAGAATGGTGGTGCGGGTTTCGACCCATGACCCCAGACGGCCCGGCCCGTCTGGGGCAATCGGTGATCGATAACTTGTTCATCAATATCGGTCACGGTTCAAACGGCTGGACACAGGCCTGCGGAACATCGCGCGTGCTTGCCGATCTGATGGCCGGACGAACGCCGCAGGTTTCGGCCTGA
- a CDS encoding ABC transporter ATP-binding protein: MTHSPTMPLLQIRDLKIVFPFKEPMTAVHEANLTIEPGQIHAVVGESGSGKTMLARSVLRLLPPPAQIAGGQVLFQGRDLASLSDRQMRAVRGAEIGMIFQEPLVSLNPAIRIGKQLSEGLRLHSNLDDEEIRDRAIEMLKAVRIPDPEDCLKRYPHEFSGGMRQRIMIASVMMLRPKLLLADEPTTALDAIVQKDVLDIMRDVVGEFGASVMLISHDLGLVARYAHQVTVMEKGLIVEQGSSDRLLTAPEHPYTIKLLASLPHGPQEEAGKPAEPEPSVPLLSARDIKVHYEIPSPWPFARPGQKCAVAGVSLDLHEGEMLGLVGESGSGKSTLGRALIRLKDPSSGTVTFRGQEILGLSGEPLRAVRRELQIVFQDPFSSLDPRMRVAELIAEGMRHLPNIDRAEKRERVAEMLDAVGLGGGYGERYPHELSGGQRQRVAIARALVTRPSVVVADEPVSALDVTVQAQILKLLRKLKERFGFSCLFISHDLGVVESLCDRVLVMYRGQIMEQAPTRRLFEQPHHPYTCRLMNAVPVLSETDQGYRLRDNVLQPVARKDQSRYFDPMTGHGKSGEARLVEVTRDHYVALEA; this comes from the coding sequence GTGACACACTCTCCCACCATGCCTCTGTTGCAGATACGCGATCTCAAGATCGTCTTTCCCTTCAAGGAGCCCATGACGGCCGTACACGAGGCCAACCTCACTATTGAACCCGGGCAGATACATGCTGTGGTTGGCGAGTCGGGAAGCGGCAAGACCATGCTGGCACGCTCGGTTCTGCGGCTCCTCCCACCTCCGGCGCAGATCGCTGGTGGGCAGGTGCTGTTTCAGGGGCGGGATCTCGCTTCGCTGAGCGACCGCCAGATGCGCGCGGTCCGCGGCGCGGAAATCGGCATGATCTTTCAGGAGCCGCTGGTATCGCTCAACCCCGCGATTCGCATCGGAAAGCAGCTTTCCGAAGGGCTGCGTCTGCACAGTAATCTCGATGATGAGGAAATCCGGGACCGTGCGATCGAGATGCTGAAGGCAGTGCGGATCCCCGATCCGGAAGACTGTTTGAAACGCTACCCGCACGAATTCTCGGGTGGCATGCGGCAACGCATCATGATCGCGTCCGTGATGATGCTTCGTCCCAAGCTGCTGCTTGCCGACGAGCCGACCACCGCGCTTGATGCCATCGTCCAGAAAGACGTGCTGGACATCATGCGCGATGTGGTGGGCGAGTTCGGTGCCTCTGTCATGCTGATAAGTCACGATCTCGGTCTCGTGGCACGCTATGCCCATCAGGTGACCGTCATGGAAAAAGGGTTGATCGTGGAACAGGGGTCGTCGGACAGGCTCCTGACCGCCCCGGAACATCCCTACACCATCAAGCTCCTTGCCTCTCTTCCACATGGTCCGCAGGAGGAGGCAGGCAAACCCGCGGAACCGGAACCGTCGGTGCCTCTTCTGAGTGCGCGCGATATCAAGGTGCACTATGAAATCCCGTCTCCCTGGCCCTTCGCCCGCCCCGGGCAGAAATGCGCGGTGGCCGGTGTCTCGCTCGATCTGCATGAAGGCGAGATGCTGGGACTGGTTGGAGAATCCGGCAGCGGCAAAAGCACGCTCGGCCGTGCGCTGATCCGCCTGAAGGACCCTTCGTCGGGGACGGTAACCTTCCGGGGACAAGAGATACTCGGCCTGAGCGGTGAACCGCTGCGGGCGGTGCGACGAGAGCTCCAGATCGTGTTCCAGGACCCGTTTTCATCTCTTGATCCGCGTATGCGAGTCGCAGAGCTGATCGCCGAGGGCATGCGTCATCTTCCGAACATCGATCGCGCAGAGAAGCGAGAGAGAGTTGCTGAGATGCTGGATGCCGTCGGCCTGGGCGGCGGGTATGGAGAACGCTATCCTCATGAGCTTTCCGGCGGACAGCGGCAACGCGTAGCGATCGCGCGGGCGCTGGTGACGCGTCCTTCGGTGGTGGTGGCGGATGAACCTGTCTCTGCGCTTGATGTGACAGTGCAGGCCCAGATCCTGAAACTATTGCGGAAACTCAAGGAGCGCTTTGGTTTTTCCTGTCTGTTCATCAGTCACGATCTGGGGGTGGTCGAATCCCTGTGTGATCGCGTTCTGGTGATGTACCGGGGCCAGATCATGGAGCAGGCTCCCACAAGACGGCTCTTCGAACAGCCACATCATCCCTACACCTGCCGGCTCATGAACGCTGTACCGGTCCTCTCGGAAACAGATCAGGGCTATCGCCTGCGTGACAATGTTTTACAGCCGGTGGCCAGAAAGGATCAGTCGCGTTACTTCGACCCGATGACCGGCCACGGAAAATCGGGGGAAGCGCGCCTCGTGGAGGTCACGCGCGATCATTATGTGGCGCTGGAAGCCTGA
- a CDS encoding ABC transporter permease: MKKLKKILSRPNGLAGGLMLGFVLLVAGIGAIYTPHDPNAQDYLARFEGPSQLHPLGTDMFGRDLLSRLLAGAGVSVTVSFLTVAVAVTGGVIIGAFCGYWRGWFDRLVMMVIEALMAFPGILLALALMVAIGPNKYGVVLALALAYLPSVTRLVRGTVLSLREKEYVEASVALGNGTFFTLFRHVLPNSMGPLIVLATTMFGWVLLAESSLAFLGLGVPPPAPTWGNMLAEARGYLMRFPWLGILPGICISFALLGVNLFGDALRDELDPRNN, from the coding sequence ATGAAAAAACTGAAGAAAATTCTGTCTCGCCCCAACGGCCTGGCCGGTGGCCTTATGCTGGGTTTTGTCTTGCTGGTGGCCGGCATAGGCGCCATCTACACGCCGCATGACCCCAATGCTCAGGATTATCTCGCGCGTTTCGAAGGTCCCTCGCAACTGCACCCGCTGGGAACGGACATGTTCGGCCGCGATCTGCTTTCGCGCCTTCTGGCGGGGGCAGGCGTTTCGGTCACGGTCTCGTTTCTTACAGTGGCTGTGGCCGTCACCGGCGGTGTGATCATAGGGGCCTTCTGCGGTTACTGGCGCGGCTGGTTCGATCGTCTGGTGATGATGGTGATTGAAGCGCTGATGGCCTTTCCGGGCATCCTGCTTGCTCTGGCATTGATGGTGGCGATCGGGCCGAACAAATATGGTGTCGTTCTCGCACTTGCACTGGCCTATCTGCCTTCGGTGACACGCCTCGTGCGTGGAACGGTGCTCTCACTGCGTGAGAAGGAATATGTCGAGGCGTCCGTTGCTCTCGGAAACGGAACGTTCTTCACCCTTTTTCGCCACGTTCTGCCCAACAGTATGGGGCCCTTGATCGTGCTCGCTACGACAATGTTCGGCTGGGTTCTCCTTGCAGAAAGCTCGCTGGCATTTCTCGGTCTGGGTGTTCCACCGCCGGCGCCTACCTGGGGCAACATGCTGGCGGAAGCGCGTGGTTATCTCATGCGTTTCCCGTGGCTCGGGATTCTTCCGGGCATCTGCATCTCATTTGCCTTGCTGGGCGTCAATCTCTTTGGCGATGCCCTGCGCGATGAACTCGACCCCCGCAACAATTGA